The following nucleotide sequence is from Vanrija pseudolonga chromosome 4, complete sequence.
AGTCAAAGGCACTGGCAAGCGCCATTAGCCCGCGTGCAAGCACGAAGGGGTCCGGGAGCCCCCCGCGAAGGGGGTCCCTATCTCGTTCGACATGGTCGGTAAGACGGGGAGAGAATAAGAAGGTCATCAGATCAagcggtgcgcggcggcacgagcgcaCGTAGCGCGGTCGTGGCCGGTCGTGCACGCGCAGGTGATGGGGAGAGGGAGGTTGAAGCGGTACTaacctgctgctgctgctgtcgctgctgctcgttgtcgttgttgaTTGATTGAAAGTTGACAATTGCCCAGCCAGCGAAAATAAATAGACGCGCATGCAGAACTTCAGTGCGAGCCGCAAGCAGAGCGCAAGGGCGAGCCAGCGCTATTTCCGGCTAACGCCGGTGCGTGGCGGCTGGGAGTCTCATGTTGGTCGTGCCTGGAAGATGTTGCCGGTCGGAtccgtcatcgtcgccgagacTTGGTCGATTGACATTGCCGGCGTGGTTGTAAGCATTGCACTTCTCGTCGTCTAcccacaacaacaatggcaGGACCACCGTTCGGCACAGCATCGGCATACTCAGACTCGttccccgcgccgccaccgcgcgaGCTCACCGTGTCGGCCGAGACATGCTTCAACCTGACCGTGTTCCGGGGTGAGTAGTAGAGTTGGGTGGCCAAGAATGGGCGCAGGCTCAGTCTGCTCGTGGCCATAGCACCGTGGTACCTCACTAACACTCCCAGACGTCGTCCGGCAGTaccgcaagctcgacgaccaggTGGTCACGCGCCTCAACCGTGCCCAGGCGCAGctccgcgacgaggcgcgcgtcggcaagggcagcaGCCCAGAGGGCATGTGTGCCAAGATGTGGCTCGAGATGATCTGTGAGTCAGGATGGGGGCGAACAACTGGGTTGGCGAGGGTGCTGGGCCTTGTCGATCTGAGGCGGCAGGATCAAGGAGGACGGGGCAAACGAAGCGCGCCCAAgtcacgccgacgagatccCTCCGCCGGCGTCTGACgcagtgggcggcggcaagcagtTACTGCCGTCGCCACCTTGCCAAGGtcatcgccaagctcgacgctgTAGTCCTCATAAAGGCGTATCTAACACCCCCAGCCGGCTGGACACATCGCCAGACACTGCTCACGTACTGCATCAACACGGTCGAGGGCTCGATGAACGCCaagcgcgcagcagccggcgGACCAACCGACGAGcggctcgccgcggcgcctgTGCGTCCAGCGGGCGTGCAGGGCGGGGcacacgagcgcggcgtgcgcgaggagcaggcggTCAGCGACTCGCTGCATTCCGAGAGCGCGGTCGAGGCGATTGTGCGCAAGCGGACGCTggagggtgggtggcagCACGAATAGGAAGACGGCTGACGACGCAGTGTTCAAGTCCAGGTGTCCCTTCTTCACGCCGCCTCCCGGGAGGGATAGGGGATGGTGGGATATCGCTGAGAGCGGGCGCATGACGTCCAGCGGGCCAGAGtaggagaggagaggaggagagcaTGGATCACGGGCACTCATTGTTGTTACATCATGCACATTGTCGCGGGCTTGGAGCGGCGagaggtggggagggggggaggggggggggggggggccgAGCCACGCTGTAGGGTGCCAGATCACGGCCATCGCGCGTCTCGCTGGGCACTCAGCCAAGCTGAACCGATCGAGAACGTCGATGCGCTACCGTGCCATCTGACAGGTGTGGCGGATCGCCGACGGGAGCAACCAACCCGCCGATCACCACAACcaccgctgctgccaccTCCCTCACCACCTTCCCTCTTCCGctccctcttcctcgtcgtcgtcctctgcaAAAGCTCCAACAACTCCCAAGGCAAAAGCTTAAGCCTAGTATGGGGCTCGAACCCATGACATTTTGATATCTTAGTAGTAAGAGTCAAACTATCTACCGACTGATATAACCAGGCTAAAGGAGGCATTCTCCGCCAGGGAGTCGAACCCTGCTCTACCGCGATGTTGTGTGTTTCTCTCAATGAGAGGCGGTTATACTAACCGATATACTAGCGAAGAGAAGCTGCCTGCTGTGACCTCTGGCGGGATCGAACCGCCGACCTCATGCGTAGCGCTCGGATCGAGTGTTAAGCATGCGCTCTAACCAGCTGAGCTAAGTGGCCTTGGATGTGGActggggccgcggcggcgtcaaaTTTGCCGCTGGTggtgcgagcggcgcggcgcggcgcggcgcgaggggtGCGAGCGCAGGGGTGGGGCAGTCACGCACACCTAGGTCCAGGGCGGCCATCTACGTATGTGCATGAgtgcgtgtgcgtgcgaGTGGCTTGGTGCGGTCGGTGCGAAGGGAGGGCGAAGACATTGGTGGCTGGCAGATttgcgcgtcgcgtcgcgcgtcgaaactgcccccgctgcctcgcgccaccaccgccgcccagccatATATAAACCCCCATGCCCACATCTGTCGTTTCCCCATGTGTCTATACTCAGTAGGATCTCTCTACAGTATACGTCTCATTCTCGCTAGTTCATACTAGCCACATTTTCCACGTCGAGGTGACGATCTAGCCCCTCCCGGCTCTTCACAGAGGACCGCGGGGCGTGCGCGCAAGCGCACGCCCATCGAAGAAGCTGGCGGTGGGCGAGTCGGACTCCTCTCGggggggacgacgagcacgccgcgggCTCGGGAGGGCTTTCTGATCGACGAGttgtagtagtagtagcCTTTGCTTTCGCGTCATGGATACATGTGCTTACTTTGGACCAAACATGGGAACCTCGGGAAGCGCTgtgcgcgtcgagcgtcaCCACCAGAAGTAATCTCTGGGCAGCCCGATGAAGTTTTGCTCCTTCCCCGTGGGGTCTGTCACGGTGGCGTCGCCGCAAGTGGGCAAGACGTCTCAGCTTGCTGTCCCCTGGACACTTTCTGGCCATACTCCCCAAGACCACTCTTCCCTTCGGTCCTACCGTCTGCCTCTCGCATGGGGGCACCCTTACCACCGACAAAGCCCGCGCCCTGGAAGCACCCAGAGGGTGGGTCAATGTTGAACCCGCAGACGAGCTCTTGGCCACACGCCACACAGCCTCAGACCACGTTGCAGTACTTCACATCTTCCGGGAACAGGACTGGATGTGTCAACCCAACACGCGCCTGCGTCGCTGGCCAACAAACCCTGGTCGTCAAGTCAAACTCACCACTGGCACTCGCAACGCACACTTGTATCCTGCTGATAACGTAAATCTGTCCCGGAATCTGCTGCTCATCGGCTGGGTCGCTCGACGTTGGTTGCCGTCGACTTCGAGTGCACCCCTGGTTGCTTCGTCCAACTGTtacggcgtcctcgtcgcccatcctctcgtcgtcgccatggaCTGGGCCATGCAAGACTGTTACTGTAGGCAGGCACTTTCACCTCCGTCGCCATGCACAAGCTCCCGTTGGCACTTGCCTGGCCTTGACGCAGGCTCCGCTTTGCTGACGTCCGAGGTGCTGGTTCGCTCATTGGAGGTTGAATCAGGTTGCTTCAGGCCCGAGTCTGTGACCAAGAGTGCTGAACGTGAGTTGGGTAGCTGAGGCCCCCATTCTCGTTCGGCATAGCTACGAGGGTCAACGGGGTGCAACGGGTGCCATGCAGACAGAAAGGGAGCCTGAGAGAAATGGTATAAGTACCTCGCCTGCCATCGCCTTCACAGTGTTCACAACACTTTCAACATGCTCTTCAAGGTCACCATCCCCTTCCTCCTTCTCATCACCTCGGCTCTCGCTGCCCCGACCCCTGACCAGGCGGACACCATTGAAGCACGCGACCCCGATGCTGGCGCTCCTGCTGTGATGGACGAAAAGAGGTGGTGGCCGGGCGGTTGCCTTGATGGCTCGTGCCCCATCCCCTGTGGCGGTGAGTGCTTTTTGGCCCGTGTTGGCCACTACATACTTTCAGTAACACCAACTGACTGGTAAATTAGACGGTAGACACTGGTGTTACCCGTGAGTACTCTACAATAGCGAGAGCAAAGGGCCCCTGCTCACCCTCGAACAGTTCGGACGGATGGTCCAGGTGCGCTAGCAGTGGCAACGGGTACTGGTGTTACAACTAGCATCCCTTCCGCATGAAAGCGGCTGCGGCACGTACAGCACAGTACGCACCTCTGCAGGCGGCACAATAGCACTGTAGATAACCAGGCGACTTGCTGACCCGGCTCCAGAGCCTTCGGGCCCTGCGGTATCGGTTGCGTATGAAAGACGAATGGATCATCATTGCCCCTCCAGTGCCAAGATTCTGCACCCCCTGCGCTGAAGGTTTGCTCGTTTCCTGGAATCTGCTAGTGGGGCATGGCCAGAAGTAGATGCCATCACTCCACGCGCTCCGGGGCAGGTGATGCCGGTGATGTTGCCCGGGATGCAGCATGCGGGCAACGAATGCCGAGGCTCAAGAAGGGGAAGTTGAGCCGCCAAGAGCATGAGCGCGCCGCAAGGTCTACTTCCAACGGTGACGTCTCACGACATCCCGCAGACCCACACCATCAAAAGGCTCGCCAAGACTGCCGTCGGGACACGCGGCGGCTGCACATGCTCACTCCCTAGAGGCACGTGAACGAGCTGGTGAACTTCCGCGCAGCCAACGCCATTCCGTCTGATAGACGACAACCGGCCTATTCCCCTAggcacgacgtcgactgCCGAGGCTGAAAGGAAACTCAGTGGGCGATTGCCGAGGTTCAGAACACCAATGCGAGTACCTCGCCTGTGACGGCTCCCAGTTGTAGGACAACAATGGTCATGGAAATGCTTCGTGTCATTGTTGAACCCACAGACGAGTTCTGGACCACCCAGcctcgcccacgcgcccACGTCAATGGTGAGTGCCTCGCGAGTTTAGGAACAGCACTGGACCCAATCCGAGCCTGCGTGCTCACTTTTGCTCGCCACGAACCCTGGTCGTCAAGTCAAACTCACCAACCCGCACTTCTAACCTATTGATAACGTAACCTTCGTCCCGGAATCTGCAGCTCCTCCGCTGGATCGCTCGACTTCGGGTGCACTACTCGTTCCTCGGTCCTCCAACAGTtacggcctcctcgtcgtcctcgcccttcctTCGCCGTCGCCATGGGCTGCGCGGTACTCTGCCTGGCACTGGTCCGCGACGCTTAGCTCAACAGGCACATGCACCTCCGCACGCACACGCTCCCGTAGGCACTGGCCTCGACGTTGGCCCCAACGTCGCTCGGTGCCGAGTCGCTGGTTCGCTCCTTCCTGGGTTGGCCCAGGTCCGAGGGTGCAACCAAGAGTGCTCAACTCTCCTCAGTGTAGCCTATTTGTTCCATTCTGCTTTGGCACAGGTACGAGTATGAGATGGGGGAAGTCATGGGTTCCGCGCAGACGGTAATGGCGTGAGAGAAAGGTATAAGTACTTCTCCGTGTCGCTGTTCTTCGTGCCCACGCAACCTTCTTCAACATGCTCTTCAAGGCCGCTATTCCCTTCCTCCTTCTCATCAGCTCTGGTCTCGCTGCCCCGACGGCAAGCCAGGAGGACACTCttgaggcgcgcgacgcggatGCCAGCGTCCCTGCGTCGACGGAGGTGAAGCGGGAATGGTGGTGCAGCAGTTACTATGGTTACGGCTGTTCTATTCCCTGTGGCGGTGAGTGCTGTCAGGCCTGgctgccctcgacctccagTAATGAAACTGACGAGCATATTAGACGGTGTCCACTTCTGTAACCGGTGAGTACTCCGCATAGCGATACCAGAAGACGTCGTCTGATCCCTTGAACAGCGCGGACGGATGGACGAGGTGCGCTCGCAATGGAGACGGGTACTGGTGCTACAAGTAGTACCATCTGCAACGAGTAcctcggccgtcgacaacAAGCGCTGTAGATGAGCAGTCGACTTGGGTGGACCAAGAACCCTCCGGCGGTGCGGCATAGGTTGCTTTTGAAAGACGAATGAAACATCGATCATCCTTGACTCCCTGACCTCAGAAGTAAAGATTCAAATGAGCACCTTCATGCTTGGTGGCACGTCGATGACAGCGTGATTGATGCTACGGACTCGAATGCCTCGAGCGCATCTGATCAAAACATCCTTGACCCCTACAAACCCAGTTACAGTAACAGACACCTCAATTTGACTCTCCTTCACCTCTTCCCAACACCTTCCCGACAGCTAGCTGTAGCACGTGAACCACCCATTTCCATCAGGCGCACAATAGCGGTTATACGGCCTGCTTGTCAGCAGTGTACATACCGCGCATCACTCACGGGTCACAGTAGGCGACGGGGTCTGAGAGTCAGCAGCCCGCCGGACATTTCACCCACTGGTGTTGCAGCACAGTGAGTCACAGCTACCCATTGGCCAACCACCGCAGTGTGGCCAGCCACGGATAGAGCACTCGCGCGCTTGCAGATGAGGTGCGGGGTCCggtgcgtcggcgacggtgcgcgcTGGCCTGGTGCGGACCTCGTGGTCCGCtggcacgacgaggacggacACCAGTAGAAGCAGCGAGCTGATCTTGACGAGCATTGTCGAAAGGACTGTGGGGGCCATACGACCAGGGGCGTTGGGTTGTTAAATACCACGGCTTTCTCTGACTGGTGTATACCCAGCATACCTCAGAATGAGCCAGTGCACCCAGCAGGAGGGACTATGAGACGGGCGAGTTTCAGAGTGCACCCGAGAGTTATTCCAGGAGAAAGTGGGCAACTCGTACTGCAGCGTGGATACACCCCGGCTGATACAAACCCATCCCGAGATACGTTATCACAATTCAGTAGAGGTGGGCTCCGATGTCACGTTGTGCCACCTTTACGGCGAGTGTCACGTGTCTGAACTGGTCGAGCCGCCATCATGGTGCCGGCCCGTCGCCACACTCCattgcgccgccgcggcggcactgTCTACCTGTAGATCCCCCGATGTGTCGCCGATCGGCCCATGAACGCATCCCCCCGCACCGACACTAGCACGGGGCTGTGAGAATCGGATCGGGACTCGGAGGACGGAAGCTGGCAGGCTAGGAACAACCCGCCAACCTTATTACTAGTGACTAACGACAACCGCCGGCGCCCATGCCGTGTTTGGTCGAGCCAGGAATGGAGCGAGCCCTGCACAAGTAATGTACCGCGTGGGTGCTCGGCAACGTTTCCCAGAGGCACACGGATACATCGCATTGACAGAGCTCTGAAGCGGTCTACTAGCGAAGACAGGTGAACCAACCGTTCCCGTCGGGGATACAGTCCTTGTTGTACGGGCTCGAGACTTGTCAGTGTGGGGTACAGCTCGGCAGGCGGCAGGTAACTTACTAGCGGCACACGGCACCACGTTCCCCTGGTAAGCTGTCAGCTCTGACTCGGTGAAGCAGTAGCATACTTACAGGGCTTGCAGCACATGGTCAGGTATGGGTCCTCGTAGATGCAGTTGCCGCCACACCAGATGCCGTTGCCCCAGCAGGTCTGGCCTCTCTGCCTGGCCTCGAGGCCACCCTCGGGCTGGAGGTCGCGGATGTTGAGGGCGGGGACGGAGACGAGGTCCTTGGCGGCCAGGTTGGGGGACTCGTTGCTTGTGGGGGCAGCGATCGCCGAtgcggcgaggatgagggggAGGGCAAACTTGGTGAGCATGGTGTGATTGTTTCTTTGGGGGATGAGGGGGATCCCGAGGCGCTCGTCTGGCTTTTATCCCCACGGCTGGGCAGGCTACCTCCCCCAAAGAtacctcgtcctcgggaCTACTCGCCCACCCATGGGTCCGTCCTCTTCCCCTGCTGTATGCCATGCCCTCTTTGGGCTAGCTTGATGGACCTCAACctcccgcgcgcgcgcttcgaGAGGGAtgttgagcgccgcgtccAGTGCCTAGGAGGCGGCAGGCTGAGGTCCGCAAGGGTGTCTGCAGGATCGCAGAGGCGCCCCGGCGCCCATGAGCTGGGaagcgacgaggaggaggaggaggagaggaagCGACCGTCCTGAAGCCAGAGGCCAGGGGGCAGCGTGCTCGAAAGCGTTGCCTTGATAGCCAAGGATATGGGATAGAGAGGTCCGAAGCCGAAGGGTAATCGCGCGCGCCCGATAATGGGTTTCTTCTCGCGGCCCCATGCTATAGGTGCCTGTTGCCAGGTCAATCTGAGCTTAAAGGTTAATCCGGCAACAGTGTGCGGTGGTAGACATGTCGCAGGTTGGCTCTAACCAGAGCAAGTGAACCGTGGTGTTTGAGAGAAAGCGAGAGAGCGTCGCGGGTCGAGGCTGGTGCAGCGTGCGACGTAATCTCGGTCGTCATCATAGATCCTGGATGTCGGTGCCTGGATTTAGGCCATCATGCTGGAAATGCCGCTATCAAACGGCAGCCATCTCTGCAGCACCTCGACAACGGGTGTCCAACCGGTCGCCCAggtaggcaggcaggcaggcaggcatgcATGTGTATAGCTCGTCAGAATGGCACACAAGGAGCTCGGTCGGTGAGTGACAGCGACTTGTAATGCGGCCACATTACGCCAAGGCTCTCGAGGCACGCGCCAGAACCGGCAGGTTTGCGGTGTTTGAGTTTGCCGCGTGAGGGCcacgcagcgccgccgcttcgGCTCCATGACGAGGCACCGCGACATTGCGCAAGTCAtgtcgcgacgccgcccaacgccgcacgcacgcgaGCCCTGCCACGCCATGCAACACGCACACACCCTTGCGCTCTCATGTCAAGTGTCCGCAGACGAGGGCCCCAGTGGCTGGTCCGGGCTGGTTCTCCCTGCAAGCAAGGTTCACTGAATTGACGGGTGGACAGGACCCGGTTGCCAGGCACGCCATATACGCCGATAAGCATTCCTGCTGGCGGAGAGCTCGCCAGGTGGATCTCGTTAGGGTGAGAGGCGAGCCGGGGTAAAAGGAATCACTATGAGTGCCTGTAGCACGGCAGCATGCGAGCATGGCCTCACCGGCGCCCGCTCTCTCCCTTGAGCCAAGCATGCCGGCCACCCCTTGGACCACGGGGATCGGATTCCGGGCCATGGTTTCCAGCGTCCGACatgtggcggcgacggtgctcgtgccctcggcgacccATTGAACTGACGCGCAGCGCAGGCACTTAACTAAGAC
It contains:
- the ccdc58 gene encoding uncharacterized protein, whose amino-acid sequence is MAGPPFGTASAYSDSFPAPPPRELTVSAETCFNLTVFRDVVRQYRKLDDQVVTRLNRAQAQLRDEARVGKGSSPEGMCAKMWLEMICESGWGRTTGIKEDGANEARPSHADEIPPPASDAVIAKLDAVVLIKAYLTPPAGWTHRQTLLTYCINTVEGSMNAKRAAAGGPTDERLAAAPVRPAGVQGGAHERGVREEQAVSDSLHSESAVEAIVRKRTLEVFKSRCPFFTPPPGRDRGWWDIAESGRMTSSGPE
- the ccdc58 gene encoding Coiled-coil domain-containing protein 58; this encodes MAGPPFGTASAYSDSFPAPPPRELTVSAETCFNLTVFRDVVRQYRKLDDQVVTRLNRAQAQLRDEARVGKGSSPEGMCAKMWLEMISGWTHRQTLLTYCINTVEGSMNAKRAAAGGPTDERLAAAPGGAHERGVREEQAVSDSLHSESAVEAIVRKRTLEVFKSRCPFFTPPPGRDRGWWDIAESGRMTSSGPE